Proteins from one Flavobacterium sp. N2038 genomic window:
- the pdhA gene encoding pyruvate dehydrogenase (acetyl-transferring) E1 component subunit alpha — protein sequence MKEVTKEVYLKWYEDMLLWRKFEDKLAALYIQQKVRGFLHLYNGQEAVLAGALHAMDLTKDKMITAYRNHVQPIGMGVDPRNVMAELLGKVTGTSKGMGGSMHIFSKEHRFYGGHGIVGGQIPVGAGLAFADKYFNTGGVTMTYFGDGAARQGSLHEAFNMAMLWKLPVVFIVENNGYAMGTSVERTANHTDIWKLGLGYEMPCGPVDGMNPVKVAEAMHEAIERARRGDGPTFLEMKTYRYRGHSMSDAQLYRSKEEVEEYKKIDPITQVLDVILDQKYATEEEIEVIDQRVKDLVEECQKFAEESPYPDLQQLYDVVYAQEDYPFTPHKL from the coding sequence ATGAAAGAAGTTACAAAAGAAGTATATTTAAAGTGGTACGAAGACATGCTACTTTGGAGAAAGTTTGAAGACAAACTTGCAGCATTATACATTCAACAAAAAGTTAGAGGTTTTTTACACCTATATAATGGTCAGGAAGCTGTATTAGCGGGCGCTTTGCACGCTATGGATCTGACTAAAGATAAAATGATTACTGCTTACAGAAATCACGTTCAGCCAATTGGTATGGGAGTTGACCCTAGAAATGTAATGGCAGAACTTTTAGGAAAAGTTACAGGAACTTCTAAAGGTATGGGAGGTTCTATGCACATTTTCTCTAAAGAACACCGTTTTTACGGAGGTCACGGTATTGTTGGTGGACAAATTCCAGTTGGAGCTGGTTTAGCTTTTGCTGATAAATATTTCAACACTGGCGGTGTTACTATGACTTACTTTGGTGATGGTGCTGCTAGACAAGGTTCTCTTCACGAAGCTTTCAATATGGCCATGTTATGGAAACTTCCAGTTGTATTTATCGTTGAAAACAACGGTTATGCAATGGGAACTTCTGTAGAAAGAACCGCAAACCACACTGACATCTGGAAATTAGGTTTAGGTTATGAAATGCCTTGCGGACCTGTTGACGGAATGAACCCTGTAAAAGTTGCTGAAGCAATGCACGAAGCGATCGAAAGAGCGCGTCGTGGAGACGGACCAACTTTCCTTGAAATGAAAACGTACCGATACAGAGGACATTCTATGTCTGATGCACAATTATACCGTTCAAAAGAAGAGGTTGAAGAGTACAAAAAAATCGACCCTATTACTCAGGTTCTTGATGTAATCCTGGATCAAAAATATGCTACAGAAGAAGAAATTGAAGTAATTGACCAAAGAGTTAAAGACTTGGTTGAAGAATGTCAAAAATTCGCTGAAGAATCTCCATATCCAGACTTACAGCAATTATACGATGTAGTATACGCACAAGAAGACTATCCATTTACACCTCATAAACTATAA
- a CDS encoding UDP-N-acetylmuramoyl-tripeptide--D-alanyl-D-alanine ligase: MSIQDIHSLFLQCNSLSIDTRKIEKGSMFFAIKGENFDANTFAEEALKLGALFVVIDNESYLIDERTILVKNSLETLQELAKFHRSYLKLPIIALTGSNGKTTTKELINVVLSKKYKTKATVGNLNNHIGVPLTLLSFTKETEIGIVEMGANHKKEIEFLCEIAQPDFGYITNFGKAHLEGFGGVQGVIEGKSEMYQYLAKNDKVVFVNLEDPIQIDKSNGIEKFTFGVNNATADLSIKSINANPFVVIDYSDFVIKSHLIGLYNANNINAAVSIGTYFKVNDEAIKEAIENYIPANNRSQLLNKGSNQIILDAYNANPSSMAVAITNFLQLDSENKVMILGDMFELGEESQQEHKAIVDSLSNQEVSVCYLIGKDFYTNKIAKSNIQFFETFEAFSDYLKTIHFNNNTILIKGSRGMALERTLEFIS, translated from the coding sequence ATGAGTATTCAGGACATTCATAGTTTATTTTTGCAATGTAATTCGCTTTCAATTGATACCAGAAAGATTGAAAAAGGATCAATGTTTTTTGCTATTAAAGGGGAGAATTTTGACGCTAATACTTTTGCTGAAGAAGCCTTGAAATTAGGTGCTTTGTTTGTTGTTATTGACAACGAATCGTATTTGATAGACGAAAGAACAATTTTGGTAAAAAACAGCTTAGAAACATTGCAGGAGCTTGCAAAATTTCACCGAAGCTATTTAAAGTTACCGATAATCGCTTTAACGGGCAGCAATGGAAAAACTACAACCAAAGAACTTATAAATGTTGTTTTGTCTAAAAAGTACAAAACCAAAGCCACAGTTGGTAATTTAAACAATCATATCGGAGTTCCGCTTACGTTGCTTTCTTTTACAAAAGAAACTGAAATTGGAATTGTAGAAATGGGAGCAAATCATAAAAAAGAAATTGAATTTTTATGTGAAATTGCCCAGCCGGATTTTGGTTATATCACCAACTTTGGAAAAGCGCATCTTGAAGGTTTTGGAGGTGTTCAGGGCGTGATTGAAGGGAAAAGTGAAATGTACCAGTATCTTGCAAAAAATGACAAAGTTGTCTTTGTTAATTTAGAAGATCCTATTCAGATAGATAAATCAAATGGAATTGAAAAGTTTACTTTTGGAGTAAATAATGCTACGGCAGATCTTAGCATTAAAAGCATTAACGCCAATCCTTTTGTTGTTATTGACTATAGTGATTTTGTTATTAAATCTCATTTAATAGGACTTTATAATGCAAATAATATAAATGCTGCAGTTTCTATAGGTACCTATTTTAAAGTTAATGACGAAGCCATAAAAGAGGCCATAGAAAACTATATTCCTGCTAATAACAGATCTCAGTTATTAAATAAAGGATCAAATCAAATTATACTAGATGCTTATAATGCTAATCCAAGCAGTATGGCTGTAGCAATTACTAATTTTCTTCAATTAGACAGTGAGAATAAAGTAATGATTTTAGGTGATATGTTTGAATTGGGAGAAGAAAGTCAACAAGAACATAAAGCTATAGTGGATTCTTTATCGAATCAGGAAGTATCTGTTTGTTATTTAATTGGAAAAGATTTCTATACTAATAAAATTGCAAAAAGTAATATTCAGTTTTTTGAAACTTTTGAAGCTTTTTCAGACTATCTTAAAACAATTCATTTTAATAACAATACAATTTTAATAAAAGGCTCCAGAGGAATGGCTCTCGAGCGAACGTTAGAATTTATTTCATAA
- the porV gene encoding type IX secretion system outer membrane channel protein PorV: MKKLSLLLICLLVISFAKAQDIERPITTGVPFLLVAADARAAGLADQGVATSADVFSQQWNPAKYAFSIDKQGLSISYTPYLTDLANDISLGQLTYYNKINERSAFAGSFRYFGFGDIELRRTGDPNEVPNIVSPNEFALDGSYSLKLSETFSMAVAARYIRSNLKVASEDVDATAAKSFAVDVAGFYQSEEIAYNDFNGRWRGGFNIQNLGPKISYDNDDLSSNFLPANLRVGGGFDFILDDYNKIGVSLEFTKLLVPTPPGIGTPVDTNGDGDFTDPEDITQEEATTISYNKYNDIGWVEGVFKSFTDAPGGFSEELKEVTYSLAGEYTYQDAFSVRAGYFHESPQKGARQFFSLGAGFKYNIVKVDVSYLFSTSKVKNPLENTLRFSLTFNFGDKYEEY, encoded by the coding sequence ATGAAAAAATTATCACTTTTATTAATTTGTTTACTAGTTATTTCTTTCGCAAAAGCCCAAGACATTGAGCGCCCAATCACAACCGGAGTTCCATTTTTATTAGTAGCAGCTGATGCGAGAGCTGCAGGTTTAGCAGATCAGGGTGTCGCAACTTCTGCAGACGTTTTCTCCCAGCAATGGAATCCTGCCAAATATGCATTCTCAATAGACAAGCAAGGTCTTTCAATCAGCTATACTCCGTATTTAACAGATTTGGCAAATGATATTTCTCTTGGTCAATTAACGTATTATAACAAAATAAACGAACGAAGTGCTTTCGCAGGAAGTTTTCGTTATTTTGGTTTTGGAGACATTGAGTTAAGAAGAACCGGAGATCCAAATGAAGTTCCTAATATTGTATCTCCAAACGAGTTTGCTCTGGACGGATCTTATTCATTAAAATTAAGCGAAACATTTTCTATGGCGGTTGCAGCGAGATATATTCGTTCTAACTTAAAAGTAGCCTCAGAAGATGTAGACGCTACCGCTGCTAAATCATTTGCAGTTGACGTTGCCGGTTTTTATCAATCTGAAGAAATCGCTTACAATGACTTCAACGGAAGATGGAGAGGTGGTTTTAATATTCAGAATTTAGGACCAAAAATCAGCTACGACAATGACGATTTAAGCTCCAATTTTTTACCTGCTAATTTACGAGTAGGTGGAGGCTTTGACTTTATCTTAGACGACTACAATAAAATTGGTGTTAGCCTTGAATTCACAAAATTATTAGTTCCAACACCTCCGGGAATAGGAACACCTGTTGACACAAACGGAGACGGAGATTTTACAGATCCGGAAGATATTACACAAGAAGAAGCCACTACAATTAGCTACAACAAATACAATGATATCGGCTGGGTAGAAGGAGTTTTTAAATCTTTTACAGATGCACCAGGCGGATTTAGCGAAGAATTAAAAGAAGTAACCTATAGTTTAGCCGGAGAATACACCTATCAGGATGCATTCTCAGTAAGAGCAGGATATTTCCACGAGAGCCCTCAAAAAGGAGCCAGACAATTCTTTTCTTTAGGGGCTGGTTTCAAGTACAATATCGTAAAAGTTGACGTTTCCTATTTATTCTCAACTTCAAAAGTTAAAAATCCGTTAGAAAACACCCTTCGTTTTTCTTTAACGTTTAACTTTGGCGACAAATACGAAGAATATTAA
- the gldJ gene encoding gliding motility lipoprotein GldJ, translating to MKVNKIVALQLMMSMVLMLGTASCSKKSSSTHASRATGWDVDSQNGTAARNAGKKQQAGPGLVFVEGGTFTMGKVQDDVMHDWNNTPTQQHVQSFYMDETEVTNGMYLEYLEWLKKVFPPTEENYKNIYEGASPDTLVWRNRLGYNETMTNNYLRHPSYANYPVVGVNWIQAVEFSKWRTDRVNEAVLEKNGYLKKGAKTNDVSAESLFNTEAYVASPSTTYGGNEELVLKKNPNGRRPKAGKDGVVPEEKNVYAQRSSGVILPEYRLPTEAEWEYAAAADVGQREYNIYKGQKKYPWSGDYTRSSKRKNKGDQLANFKQGNGDYGGIAGWSDDGADITNSVKSYAPNDFGLYDMAGNVAEWVADVYRPIIDNEANDFNYYRGNQYAKNKIGKDGKIEIVSTANIKYDTLSNGKVIARNLPGEIAQIPVDEQETYLRQNFSQSDNINYRDGDKQSSRYFDFGDSESGPKADQAMYNSPKHNVTTDSLGKMIRKYDNSSKRTTLIDDKVRVYKGGSWRDRAYWLDPAQRRYFPQDMATDYIGFRCAMSRVGSKAEKRKSPRN from the coding sequence ATGAAAGTAAACAAAATTGTAGCCTTGCAATTAATGATGTCAATGGTATTGATGTTGGGCACGGCTAGTTGTAGCAAAAAATCGAGTTCCACTCACGCTTCTCGAGCGACTGGCTGGGATGTAGATAGTCAAAATGGAACGGCTGCTAGAAATGCAGGAAAAAAACAACAGGCTGGTCCTGGTTTAGTTTTTGTTGAAGGAGGTACATTTACAATGGGTAAAGTACAGGATGATGTTATGCACGATTGGAATAACACACCAACCCAACAACACGTTCAGTCATTCTATATGGATGAAACCGAAGTTACCAATGGTATGTACTTAGAATACCTGGAGTGGTTGAAAAAAGTTTTCCCTCCAACAGAAGAAAATTACAAAAACATTTACGAAGGAGCATCACCAGATACATTAGTTTGGAGAAATCGTTTAGGATATAATGAAACGATGACTAACAACTATTTGAGACATCCTTCTTATGCAAACTATCCTGTAGTTGGTGTAAACTGGATTCAGGCTGTTGAATTTAGTAAATGGAGAACTGACCGTGTGAACGAGGCAGTTTTAGAAAAAAACGGTTATCTTAAAAAAGGTGCTAAAACAAATGATGTAAGTGCTGAAAGTTTATTTAATACTGAAGCTTACGTTGCGTCTCCATCTACAACTTATGGAGGAAATGAAGAGTTAGTATTAAAGAAAAACCCTAACGGAAGAAGACCTAAAGCAGGAAAAGACGGTGTAGTTCCAGAAGAGAAAAATGTGTATGCACAACGTTCTTCAGGAGTTATCTTACCGGAATACAGACTTCCAACTGAAGCTGAGTGGGAGTATGCTGCCGCTGCTGATGTTGGACAAAGAGAATATAACATCTACAAAGGACAAAAGAAATATCCTTGGTCCGGAGATTATACTCGTTCGTCAAAACGTAAAAACAAAGGAGATCAATTGGCTAACTTTAAACAAGGAAACGGTGATTACGGTGGAATTGCGGGCTGGTCTGATGATGGAGCAGATATCACAAACTCTGTAAAAAGCTACGCACCAAACGATTTCGGATTATACGATATGGCTGGTAACGTTGCAGAATGGGTTGCCGATGTTTACAGACCTATTATTGATAACGAAGCAAATGATTTTAACTACTATAGAGGAAATCAATATGCTAAAAATAAAATTGGTAAAGACGGTAAAATTGAAATCGTTTCTACAGCTAACATTAAATACGATACTTTAAGCAACGGTAAAGTGATTGCAAGAAACCTTCCAGGTGAAATTGCTCAGATACCTGTTGATGAACAAGAAACATATTTAAGACAAAACTTTAGTCAAAGTGATAATATCAACTACAGAGATGGTGATAAACAATCTTCTAGATATTTTGACTTCGGAGATTCAGAGTCAGGTCCAAAAGCAGATCAGGCAATGTACAATTCTCCTAAACATAATGTTACAACTGACAGTTTAGGAAAAATGATCAGAAAATATGATAACTCTAGTAAACGTACAACTTTAATCGATGATAAAGTAAGAGTTTACAAAGGAGGTTCTTGGAGAGACAGAGCATATTGGTTAGATCCGGCTCAAAGAAGATATTTCCCTCAGGATATGGCAACTGATTACATTGGTTTCAGATGTGCAATGTCTAGAGTAGGTTCTAAAGCTGAAAAAAGAAAATCACCAAGGAACTAA
- the cdd gene encoding cytidine deaminase, translating into MKEISITSSFNVYNSIEELSEEIQNLMQQAIEIRKKAYAPYSQFRVGAALLLDNGKIILGSNQENAAYPSGLCAERVAIFHAGSIYPEAKILKIAITAASDTNQTTAPIPPCGSCRQSIAEYEIKQDTPIEIYFMGEIGEVYKSASLKNLLPFMFDKKFL; encoded by the coding sequence ATGAAAGAAATCAGCATTACATCATCCTTTAATGTATATAACAGCATAGAAGAACTCTCAGAAGAAATTCAAAATTTAATGCAGCAGGCTATTGAAATTCGTAAAAAAGCATATGCACCTTATTCTCAATTTAGAGTTGGAGCCGCTTTATTACTGGATAATGGCAAAATAATTTTAGGTTCAAATCAGGAAAATGCAGCATATCCATCGGGATTATGTGCAGAACGCGTAGCAATTTTTCATGCCGGAAGTATTTATCCGGAAGCCAAAATACTAAAAATAGCGATTACTGCAGCTTCAGACACGAATCAGACTACAGCGCCAATTCCACCTTGTGGCTCTTGCCGTCAGTCAATTGCAGAATACGAAATTAAACAAGACACCCCTATCGAAATTTATTTTATGGGAGAAATTGGTGAAGTTTATAAATCGGCATCCCTAAAAAATTTGCTTCCTTTTATGTTTGACAAAAAGTTCTTGTAA